From Variovorax sp. J2L1-78, the proteins below share one genomic window:
- the radC gene encoding RadC family protein — MSFKDLPAEARPREKLLARGAGALGDAELLALLLRTGLAGKNVLQLAQELLDTFGGIAGLLQTGVDDLRQVKGLGGPAKRAELTAVLELARRAMAERLRERAVFDSPAAVSHYLQLHIASRPHEVFAALFLDAQHRLIAMEELFRGTLSQTSVYPREVVVRALHHHAAAVILAHNHPSGGVEPSRADEALTQTLKAALALVDVRVLDHIVVARGQTLSMAERGLL; from the coding sequence ATGTCTTTCAAGGATCTGCCGGCGGAAGCGAGACCGCGCGAGAAGCTGCTCGCCCGCGGGGCCGGCGCATTGGGCGACGCCGAACTGCTCGCCCTGCTGCTGCGTACCGGCCTGGCCGGCAAGAACGTGCTGCAGCTGGCGCAGGAGCTGCTCGACACCTTCGGCGGCATCGCCGGCCTGCTGCAGACCGGCGTCGACGACCTGCGTCAGGTCAAGGGCCTCGGCGGGCCGGCCAAGCGCGCCGAGTTGACGGCCGTGCTGGAGCTGGCACGGCGCGCCATGGCCGAGCGGCTGCGCGAACGCGCCGTGTTCGACTCGCCGGCCGCGGTGAGCCACTACCTGCAGCTGCACATCGCCTCCCGGCCGCACGAGGTGTTCGCAGCGCTCTTCCTCGATGCGCAGCACCGGCTCATCGCGATGGAGGAACTGTTCCGCGGCACGCTCAGCCAGACCAGCGTGTACCCGCGCGAAGTCGTGGTCCGCGCCCTGCACCACCACGCCGCGGCGGTGATCCTCGCCCACAACCACCCGAGCGGCGGCGTCGAGCCCTCGCGTGCCGACGAGGCGCTCACGCAGACGCTCAAGGCCGCGCTCGCGCTGGTCGACGTGCGGGTGCTCGACCACATCGTGGTGGCGCGCGGCCAGACACTGTCGATGGCGGAGCGCGGCCTGCTTTGA
- a CDS encoding Smr/MutS family protein — translation MPRRSDTLKSLADLGSVQRTLTEQRAREAAAAAARAAAEKKRQAEQNLFARAIGATQPLSKRSAAVPLAPEPPAPIPVQHQLDEQRVLRESLSDEFDVTTLLDVDDAMSFRRPGIGTDVTRKLRAGEWTIQKQVDLHGLRSDEAREALGAFIRGAHKQGVRCVRVVHGKGLGSPGKQPVLKTKTQRWLIQKNEVLAFVQAKPAEGGAGALVVLLAPVKR, via the coding sequence ATGCCACGCCGTTCCGACACGCTCAAGAGCCTCGCCGACCTCGGCTCCGTCCAGCGCACTCTGACCGAACAGCGCGCGCGCGAAGCCGCCGCAGCGGCGGCTCGCGCGGCTGCCGAGAAGAAGCGTCAGGCCGAGCAGAACCTCTTCGCCCGGGCCATCGGCGCCACGCAACCGCTCAGCAAGCGCAGCGCCGCCGTGCCGCTGGCGCCGGAGCCACCCGCGCCGATCCCGGTGCAGCATCAGCTCGACGAGCAGCGCGTGCTGCGCGAATCGCTGTCCGACGAGTTCGATGTGACCACCCTGCTCGACGTCGACGATGCCATGAGCTTTCGCCGCCCCGGCATCGGCACCGACGTGACGCGCAAGCTGCGCGCCGGCGAATGGACGATCCAGAAGCAGGTCGACCTGCACGGCCTGCGCAGCGACGAGGCACGCGAGGCGCTGGGCGCCTTCATCCGCGGCGCGCACAAGCAGGGCGTGCGCTGCGTGCGCGTGGTGCACGGCAAGGGCCTGGGGTCGCCCGGCAAGCAGCCCGTGCTCAAGACCAAGACGCAGCGCTGGCTGATCCAGAAGAACGAGGTGCTGGCCTTCGTGCAGGCCAAGCCCGCCGAAGGCGGGGCCGGCGCGCTGGTGGTGCTGCTGGCGCCGGTCAAGCGCTGA